The Paenibacillus macerans genome includes a window with the following:
- a CDS encoding spore coat protein, with product MNNEWKQEHLAWHETLELHELVAFQSANLAAFKKKLPMVMDPELKALYAETIKTLEHNIRELLKFYPLAPGMARNVSPDMTGFDAASLLGFAKASVRNYAASITETATPQLKETFQKQLLGAIALHTKIFNFMHRHGYYPAYNLEELLAHDVQMANQALNM from the coding sequence GTGAATAACGAATGGAAACAGGAGCATCTGGCCTGGCATGAAACACTGGAGCTGCATGAGCTAGTCGCCTTTCAATCCGCCAATTTGGCGGCGTTCAAAAAGAAACTGCCGATGGTGATGGACCCGGAGTTAAAAGCGCTTTATGCAGAAACGATCAAAACCTTGGAGCACAATATCCGCGAACTGCTTAAATTTTATCCGCTGGCGCCTGGTATGGCCCGCAACGTTTCGCCCGATATGACCGGATTTGACGCGGCCAGCCTGCTTGGCTTCGCCAAAGCCTCCGTACGCAATTACGCGGCCTCCATTACGGAGACGGCTACTCCTCAATTAAAGGAAACATTCCAAAAACAATTGCTTGGCGCCATCGCCCTTCATACCAAAATATTTAACTTCATGCACCGACACGGCTACTATCCGGCGTACAATTTGGAAGAACTGCTGGCCCACGACGTGCAAATGGCCAATCAAGCGCTAAACATGTAG